A genomic stretch from Kogia breviceps isolate mKogBre1 chromosome 1, mKogBre1 haplotype 1, whole genome shotgun sequence includes:
- the IL20 gene encoding interleukin-20, giving the protein MKGSGLPLCLISAVFYLFWTPSARLKTLHLGSCMITASLRAIQSGFSEIQDRQPKDEIIDLRILRKTQPLQDTNSAGQCCLLCHILRLYLDRVFKNYQTPDHRILQKISSLANSFLTIKKDLWLCYAHMTCPCGEEAMEKYSQLMSHFKELQPQAAVVKALGGLDILLSWMEEMD; this is encoded by the exons ATGAAAGGCTCTGGTCTTCCCCTCTGCCTTATTTCTGCTGTCTTTTATCTCTTCTGGACACCTTCTGCCAGGCTGAAGACACTCCATTTGGGAAGCTGTATGATCACTGCAAGTCTTCGGGCAATTCAAAGTGGATTTTCGGAGATACAGGACAGA CAACCCAAAGATGAAATCATTGACCTCAGAATCTTGAGGAAGACTCAGCCTTTGCAAGACACAAAT TCTGCAGGTCAGTGCTGCCTCCTCTGCCATATACTGAGACTCTACCTGGACAGGGTATTCAAAAACTATCAGACCCCTGACCACCGTATCCTCCAGAAGATCAGCAGTCTCGCCAACTCTTTTCTTACCATCAAGAAGGACCTCTGGCTCTGT TATGCCCATATGACATGCCCTTGTGGGGAGGAAGCAATGGAGAAATACAGCCAGCTTATGAGCCACTTCAAAGAG CTTCAGCCTCAGGCAGCAGTGGTGAAGGCTTTGGGGGGGCTAGACATTCTCCTGAGCTGGATGGAAGAGATGGACTAG
- the IL19 gene encoding interleukin-19 isoform X1 codes for MQAQCVSLCLLGVIFFLCSAHVGGLRRCLISMDMRRMEESFRGIKNAIQAKDTFQNVTILSTSETLHSIKPLDVCCVTKNLLAFYVDRVFKDHQELSPQILRKISSIANSFLYMQKTLQRCEQRLCHCRQEATNATRIIHDTYDQLEVRSAAIKSLGELDILLAWIEKNHHGTSAASRQET; via the exons ATGCAGGCACAGTGTGTTTCTCTCTGCCTCCTGGGTGTGATCTTTTTTCTGTGCTCAGCGCATGTCGGAGGTCTCAGGAGATGTCTGATTTCCATGGACATGCGCCGTATGGAGGAGAGTTTCCGAGGGATCAAAAACGCCATT CAAGCTAAGGACACCTTCCAAAATGTCACCATCCTGTCCACATCGGAGACTCTGCACAGCATTAAG CCCTTAGATGTGTGCTGCGTGACCAAGAACCTCCTGGCGTTTTACGTGGACAGGGTGTTCAAGGACCATCAAGAACTGAGCCCCCAAATCTTGAGAAAAATCAGCAGCATTGCCAACTCTTTCCTCTACATGCAGAAGACTCTACAACGATGT GAGCAGAGGTTGTGTCACTGCAGGCAGGAGGCCACCAATGCAACCAGAATCATCCATGACACCTATGATCAG TTGGAGGTCCGGTCTGCTGCCATTAAGTCTCTGGGAGAGCTTGACATCTTGCTAGCCTGGATTGAGAAGAATCATCATGGAACTTCTGCTGCCTCAAGACAAGAAACCTAA
- the IL19 gene encoding interleukin-19 isoform X2 produces MDMRRMEESFRGIKNAIQAKDTFQNVTILSTSETLHSIKPLDVCCVTKNLLAFYVDRVFKDHQELSPQILRKISSIANSFLYMQKTLQRCEQRLCHCRQEATNATRIIHDTYDQLEVRSAAIKSLGELDILLAWIEKNHHGTSAASRQET; encoded by the exons ATGGACATGCGCCGTATGGAGGAGAGTTTCCGAGGGATCAAAAACGCCATT CAAGCTAAGGACACCTTCCAAAATGTCACCATCCTGTCCACATCGGAGACTCTGCACAGCATTAAG CCCTTAGATGTGTGCTGCGTGACCAAGAACCTCCTGGCGTTTTACGTGGACAGGGTGTTCAAGGACCATCAAGAACTGAGCCCCCAAATCTTGAGAAAAATCAGCAGCATTGCCAACTCTTTCCTCTACATGCAGAAGACTCTACAACGATGT GAGCAGAGGTTGTGTCACTGCAGGCAGGAGGCCACCAATGCAACCAGAATCATCCATGACACCTATGATCAG TTGGAGGTCCGGTCTGCTGCCATTAAGTCTCTGGGAGAGCTTGACATCTTGCTAGCCTGGATTGAGAAGAATCATCATGGAACTTCTGCTGCCTCAAGACAAGAAACCTAA